In a single window of the Coffea eugenioides isolate CCC68of chromosome 3, Ceug_1.0, whole genome shotgun sequence genome:
- the LOC113764817 gene encoding TNF receptor-associated factor homolog 1a, with product MAGIAVDDSGVGRSLEGVSGGQQRCHSGEALAEWRSCEQVENGMPSTSPPYWDTDDDEDGGPKPSELYGKYTWKIDKFSQINKRELRSNAFEVGGYKWYILIYPQGCDVCNHLSLFLCVANHDKLLPGWSHFAQFTIAVVNKDPKKSKYSDTLHRFWKKEHDWGWKKFMELSKVLDGFIDADTLIIKAQVQVIRERANRPFRCLDCQYRRELVRVYLTNVEQICRRFVEERRGKLGKLIEDKARWSSFRSFWNGMEQSSRRRMTRERTDSILKVVVKHFFIEKEVTSTLVMDSLYSGLKALEGQTKGKKTKGKYMDSEELPVPIVRMEKDMFVLVDDVLSLLERAALEPLPPKDEKGPQNRTKDGCSGEDFNKDSIERDERRLTELGRRTIEIFVLAHIFSKIEVAYQETVALKRQEELIREEEAAWLAESEHKSKRGGDKEKKSKKKQGKQKRNNRKVKDKMRDEKSSMLVQDKAEEDILTDERKGYTTEEPEMVLEKPDGIEDVSDVSDSADCAPEALQPDSEDRDTSPVNWDTDTSEVHPPTEAPCLLAVQNGMGERRGTSVMDDSSSTCSTDSAPSVIANGSYKVNPSSSNYQKSPSRRNERNKATLEAADRSQETSSHRSDGVSDVALLNDASRSCKAVESGSQAAVYSQDQMKWSKQHELKKDEEVSSHRKPGAKDETDAQGSSPEKKTSVRSPPRSPPKHMSSVVDLRSESKINTSVELTVQKKPSDSLKLTDESVRVMHPAEVAVTSQPGVHKTVPPNPSEKKLSSQHVPVGSEKPLTPQMPVMSRPLSAPLIPGPRPASPVVSMVQTPPSLSRSVSAVGRLGPESSTTSHNYVPQSYRNVMMGGQVPGSAVGFTQPHSPTSGINHSHSYSQSATLLSKPLFLPHSSERMEPNINKSSFSFGMVNHDIMQNGQQWMEGPPRDVNAGVSSDHLMLNDIRNFELYKPLHSRSQDHLPSEVPPCTSGRQTHGVLADEFPHLDIINDLLDDEQAIGKTAAASSSFHTFSNGPHHLNRQFSFPGDIGMSNDMGPSTSSCRFERTRSYHDDTFHRGYGSSGGPYDTLRDMVPTSNLRPYVNGHIDGLIPNQWQMAGSDRCYMNMGNMEGDGYPYHMPDYSNLASGVNNYTVFRPSNGL from the exons GACCGAAACCTTCTGAGTTATATGGAAAGTATACATGGAAGATTGATAAGTTTTCACAAATAAACAAGAGAGAGCTTCGGAGTAATGCTTTTGAGGTTGGAGGCTATAAATG GTATATTTTGATCTACCCACAAGGTTGTGATGTCTGCAATCATTTGTCTTTGTTTCTTTGTGTTGCTAATCATGACAAGCTTCTTCCAG GATGGAGTCATTTTGCTCAGTTCACTATAGCTGTTGTGAATAAAGATCCCAAAAAGTCCAAGTATTCGG ATACATTGCACCGATTCTGGAAGAAAGAACATGATTGGGGATGGAAAAAATTTATGGAGCTATCTAAAGTGTTAGACGGTTTTATTGACGCTGACACCCTAATAATAAAAGCTCAAGTTCAAGTTATCAG GGAAAGAGCAAATCGCCCATTCCGCTGTCTAGACTGTCAATACCGTAGAGAACTTGTCAGGGTTTATTTAACAAATGTTGAACAGATATGCCGACGCTTTGTGGAAGAACGACGAGGCAAGCTTGGGAAGTTGATAGAGGATAAAGCTCGTTGGTCAAG CTTTCGCTCTTTCTGGAATGGAATGGAGCAAAGCTCCAGGCGCCGCATGACCCGTGAAAGGACAGATTCAATACTAAAAGTTGTTGTGAAACACTTCTTCATTGAAAAAGAAGTTACATCTACTCTGGTGATGGATTCATTGTACAGTGGGTTGAAGGCTTTAGAAGGCCAAACAAAGGGAAAGAAAACTAAGGGAAAATACATGGATTCAGAAGAGTTGCCGGTTCCAATTGTTCGCATGGAGAAAGACATGTTTGTTTTGGTGGATGATGTATTGTCACTACTTGAGAGAGCTGCTTTGGAACCTTTGCCTCCAAAGGATGAGAAAGGTCCTCAAAATCGAACGAAG GATGGATGTTCTGGAGAGGACTTCAACAAAGATTCAATTGAACGTGATGAAAGGCGTCTTACTGAACTTGGTCGTCGAACAATTGAAATATTTGTCCTGGCCCATATCTTCAG TAAGATTGAAGTTGCATATCAGGAAACTGTTGCCTTGAAGAGGCAAGAGGAACTCATTCGTGAAGAGGAGGCAGCCTGGCTGGCTGAAAGCGAGCACAAATCTAAACGTGGAGGTGATAAAGAAAAGAAGTCGAAGAAAAAGCAG GGCAAGCAAAAACGAAATAACCGCAAAGTAAAGGATAAAATGAGGGATGAGAAATCAAGTATGTTGGTGCAGGACAAAGCTGAAGAAGATATCCTTACTGATGAGAGGAAAGGTTACACGACTGAGGAGCCTGAAATGGTGCTTGAAAAGCCTGATGGAATTGAGGATGTTTCGGATGTGTCTGATTCTGCAGATTGTGCCCCGGAAGCACTGCAGCCTGATTCAGAAGACAGAGACACTAGTCCTGTCAATTGGGATACTGACACATCAGAAGTACATCCTCCCACTGAAGCCCCTTGTCTTTTGGCTGTCCAGAATGGAATGGGAGAAAGGAGAGGTACATCTGTAATGGACGATAGCTCTTCAACGTGCTCTACAGACTCCGCACCTTCAGTTATCGCGAATGGGTCATATAAAGTGAATCCTTCTTCCAGTAATTATCAGAAATCGCCTAGCAG GCGGAATGAGCGAAACAAGGCAACCCTTGAAGCAGCTGATCGGTCTCAAGAGACTTCTAGTCATCGTTCTGATGGTGTGTCAGATGTGGCGCTGCTGAATGATGCATCTAGAAGTTGCAAAGCTGTTGAATCTGGGTCTCAAGCTGCAGTTTACTCACAGGATCAGATGAAATGGTCTAAGCAGCACGAGTTAAAAAAG GATGAAGAAGTATCTTCACATAGAAAACCTGGGGCAAAAGATGAGACCGATGCACAAGGATCCTCCCCAGAGAAGAAAACAAGTGTGCGGTCCCCTCCCAGGAGCCCTCCCAAGCATATGTCATCTGTGGTTGATCTAAGGTCAGAGTCAAAGATCAACACATCTGTTGAGCTTACGGTTCAAAAGAAGCCTTCAGACAGCCTGAAACTCACTGATGAATCAGTCAGGGTAATGCATCCAGCTGAAGTTGCTGTCACTTCGCAACCCGGTGTCCATAAGACTGTACCTCCAAATCCCTCTGAAAAGAAGCTCTCTTCTCAACATGTGCCTGTGGGAAGTGAGAAGCCGTTGACACCACAAATGCCTGTGATGTCCAGACCATTGAGTGCTCCTCTCATTCCTGGTCCTAGGCCTGCTTCCCCAGTTGTTTCCATGGTTCAAACCCCACCTTCGTTGTCACGTTCAGTGAGTGCTGTAGGTCGATTAGGTCCTGAGTCGTCGACAACATCCCATAACTATGTGCCCCAGTCTTATCGAAATGTGATGATGGGTGGCCAGGTTCCTGGTAGTGCCGTTGGCTTTACACAACCTCATTCTCCCACTTCAGGGATCAACCATTCACATTCATACTCCCAGTCTGCGACCCTCTTATCAAAGCCTTTGTTTTTACCGCATAGCTCCGAAAGGATGGAACCAAATATTAACAAATCGAGCTTCTCCTTCGGAATGGTAAATCATGACATAATGCAGAATGGACAGCAGTGGATGGAAGGCCCTCCGAGGGACGTAAATGCTGGCGTATCTTCTGATCATTTGATGTTAAATGACATCCGGAACTTTGAGTTGTACAAGCCTCTTCACAGCCGGTCTCAGGATCACCTTCCATCTGAAGTTCCACCCTGCACATCAGGGCGGCAGACCCATGGGGTGTTGGCAGACGAATTCCCGCACCTTGATATCATCAATGATTTGCTTGACGATGAGCAAGCTATTGGGAAGACGGCCGCAGCAAGTTCTAGTTTTCATACTTTCAGCAATGGGCCTCACCATCTGAATCGCCAGTTCTCGTTCCCTGGTGATATTGGCATGTCCAATGATATGGGCCCATCGACGAGCTCTTGTAGATTTGAGAGGACGCGAAGTTATCATGATGATACCTTCCATCGCGGTTATGGCTCTTCTGGGGGACCTTATGATACACTCAGGGATATGGTTCCTACGTCTAACTTACGACCTTATGTTAATGGGCACATTGATGGTCTAATTCCTAACCAGTGGCAGATGGCTGGTTCTGATAGATGCTATATGAATATGGGGAATATGGAGGGTGATGGTTATCCATATCACATGCCGGATTACTCAAATCTCGCATCCGGTGTCAATAATTATACTGTTTTCCGTCCCTCAAATGGACTTTGA